From a region of the Synchiropus splendidus isolate RoL2022-P1 chromosome 12, RoL_Sspl_1.0, whole genome shotgun sequence genome:
- the tdrd6 gene encoding tudor domain-containing 6 isoform X7, with product MSVIFGLPVTGSDVQLVITRVHLHPLSALVEFWGNFNINRSEDYQTLSKAIQSPGKYLCAGEGNAGDQCLVQINGTWYRSRIVLRRGYNYKVFLIDSGLTFCTTCHVLAWGKKEFFRMPPQVECCVLANVLPVSPDNKWSPVAVEFVKSFQGQHVDAHVQEVLSSHRTWLLHIPFISKQMYEMGFAKKLTPNMFQQFVMIALRSPSDGEGSSEQIANPENERLHKQELYMHPEIVAGTVETVVVTEVRSPQRIFCQLKVFSQEVKNISDQMDQCYGGRSANCVVNPEMIGFPCAAKTNDGMWYRSVLQQVFATDKIVEVLNVDYGTKCLVKMENIRPLSAMFFRMPVVTYICSLHGVIDNGVGWTASQLDYLKSLILHKTVVAKFEYQSVSEGVYYVTLYGDENINNLFSARGSIFLEGEKTQVGYALNATTQKHGFNDVDKFGQGNKGSTWPADEFRVNSSHLTLVQHVSSPSESVTLLNPVVQPAVDHWSEQVKGKFHSFVESAQSNVPLKCPVYAVKDKDSDDYNGVDREAPFPSGLVKDAKPSLQLDSYIYSTHNIKMGTEEGVTVVCVKSVSQFYCQFERNSGVMEDLKLKVNALCHQLETAKNHAPLGPICFAKYCDGHWYRGQIVTTQPSTVVHFVDYGDTIKVDKSDLLAVPKEASDIMMVPVQAVLCSLADVPEDVPKEVNDWFETSSTDCKFKAQVVAKESDGKLLVELYYKSVQINAKIKEMFKIGLQAEDILNREQWVSAKWVTRTQASAPNQQQVRSDSRRTHPSPRANGTSERRCESKLQTAPTQSINEGKKSVQGRKVELYRPPHQRQGNGKPRSLLNESQHRGSFILSKEQRSPEDRNWRESSSTQSEQKPAVDRCSKTEALPKIGDLPTRRIIPGTNLDVYVSHYNSPLSLTVQLVEEEEKIFALVDKLNDPSSSPECNITHVEPGDLVQAEFEGDSSWYRAVVLEVDSKGAILVEFVDFGNTAKVPMSRMARLPRALLEYPVYSTHCMLSEAAGLKNPGLDAQVLSSFKDTVEAIGEKQIRCKFVKQLGSVWEVSLEGIVVNVESKTSAASLDDDVVVAQDEKLAKGDSELDICVRRYLQPDVQEGSQLVVYITNTNEDQTFWCHSADTKVLDSITSRVSEVGESANCGPFDISALSSGSPCIALFPEDSFWYRAEVVDIHGEELSVFYVDYGNKATVRVTDLRQIPQDLLDTPSLAFLCVLEGVDSLHGSWQSGAVDELVSLAAHKELQLTVTKLARESHPMLCNVKLECEGVMMNDALKTWWKTCTPQADSEAQPGDSAVVHITSEPLTEILEPLTDERSEEDFHLSRTGEDGGQGRVECEEETGKISGTEPQLDSTREHEVMNMKFMERLSHETVMEKPLTSPTQEPSAVEVRDTQVPCDSSALSEDAEENLMEDSDLKTDDELSDFTTAASCELTLGDAETRLKSPYEEPSPSTSDIIIPAGLHPKTEKRSVKLIPKKGSTSDGNALLARDNGEILESNLVHSECLEPSSVSPAELLRDNNLIGCSGAPPEVEVETDEPLPEGSGKPTMQSESIVEDVGQHRGQTVEADDLRPCDTPLVSLLDTNESVSPDELLPPHKDELSELMSKAEDLPPDEVRQHLLIEKDDLVTEGAILVLHQNKDSEVEVEPSDLALDQVPQDCSCYESDCLMEDKPCRDEAQHSDPTELQHVEGVLQSLQVLQDSALEKDDLMTEDELEVCPQADDSGIPPDDVPQDTSPDKELETEDLISFLQSDELILGDPSQNQTEAGDLPPRTVTESKVVTASEEDDSKLEEEPSASSYDTGRHSNKIDELVCLFHDISLSEMRKGQGVDDERADCVGDELRKPQEDFNDSLLEEASSFADEGVDCELQKLVGVSLREE from the exons ATGTCAGTGATCTTTGGGCTTCCGGTGACAGGCTCCGATGTGCAACTTGTCATTACTCGGGTCCATTTGCATCCCCTGTCAGCGCTGGTGGAGTTCTGGGGTAATTTTAACATTAATCGTTCAGAAGATTACCAGACGCTGAGTAAAGCCATTCAGTCTCCAGGGAAGTATCTTTGTGCTGGTGAAGGAAATGCAGGGGATCAGTGTTTGGTGCAGATAAATGGCACGTGGTACAGAAGTCGTATCGTCTTAAGGAGAGGATACAACTATAAAGTTTTCCTTATTGACAGTGGCCTCACATTCTGTACGACGTGCCATGTCCTGGCATGGGGAAAGAAGGAGTTTTTCAGGATGCCACCTCAGGTGGAGTGCTGTGTCCTGGCAAATGTTTTGCCAGTCTCTCCTGACAACAAGTGGTCTCCAGTTGCGGTCGAATTTGTAAAATCCTTCCAAGGCCAGCACGTGGACGCACATGTGCAGGAAGTCCTGTCATCGCACAGGACGTGGCTCCTTCACATCCCATTCATATCCAAACAAATGTACGAGATGGGATTTGCCAAGAAACTCACGCCAAACATGTTCCAGCAATTTGTTATGATTGCATTGCGGTCGCCATCTGACGGCGAAGGTTCATCTGAACAGATTGCAAATCCGGAAAATGAGCGACTGCACAAGCAGGAGTTATACATGCATCCAGAGATCGTGGCAGGAACCGTGGAGACTGTGGTTGTGACGGAAGTGCGAAGCCCACAGAGGATTTTCTGCCAGCTCAAGGTTTTTTCCCAAGAGGTGAAAAACATTTCGGATCAAATGGACCAGTGCTACGGAGGCAGAAGTGCAAACTGCGTTGTCAATCCAGAGATGATTGGGTTTCCATGTGCCGCCAAAACAAATGACGGCATGTGGTACCGCTCAGTTCTCCAACAGGTTTTTGCAACAGATAAAATTGTGGAAGTGCTAAACGTTGACTACGGCACAAAATGTCTGGTGAAAATGGAGAATATCAGACCACTGTCCGCGATGTTCTTCCGGATGCCGGTTGTGACGTACATCTGCTCTCTCCATGGAGTCATTGACAATGGTGTGGGATGGACGGCTTCCCAATTGGACTATCTCAAGAGCCTTATTCTGCACAAAACAGTCGTCGCCAAATTTGAGTACCAGAGCGTCTCTGAGGGAGTTTATTACGTTACGCTCTATGGAGATGAGAACATAAACAACCTGTTCAGCGCTAGGGGAAGCATTTTCTTGGAGGGTGAAAAAACACAGGTGGGCTATGCTCTTAACGCTACCACCCAAAAGCATGGTTTTAATGATGTCGACAAGTTTGGACAAGGCAACAAAGGCTCCACTTGGCCTGCGGACGAATTCCGTGTTAACTCATCCCACTTGACGCTGGTGCAGCACGTGTCCAGTCCGTCGGAGTCAGTCACCCTGCTAAACCCTGTCGTTCAACCAGCTGTTGATCACTGGAGTGAACAGGTGAAAGGAAAATTCCACAGTTTTGTGGAGAGTGCCCAATCAAATGTGCCGCTAAAATGCCCTGTCTATGCTGTCAAGGACAAAGACAGTGATGATTACAATGGGGTGGATCGGGAAGCCCCTTTTCCTAGCGGCCTGGTTAAGGATGCAAAACCATCCCTTCAACTTGACTCCTACATCTACTCAACACACAACATCAAAATGGGAACAGAGGAAGGTGTCACTGTGGTGTGCGTCAAGAGCGTCAGTCAGTTCTACTGCCAGTTTGAGAGAAACTCTGGCGTCATGGAAGATCTTAAACTGAAAGTCAACGCTCTTTGTCATCAGTTAGAAACTGCGAAGAATCATGCTCCACTTGGCCCCATCTGCTTTGCAAAGTATTGTGATGGACACTGGTACAGGGGCCAGATTGTCACCACACAGCCATCTACGGTTGTCCACTTTGTGGATTATGGGGACACAATCAAAGTGGACAAATCCGACCTGCTTGCTGTTCCCAAAGAGGCCAGCGATATCATGATGGTTCCCGTTCAAGCAGTCCTCTGCAGTCTGGCAGATGTTCCCGAGGATGTTCCCAAGGAGGTGAATGATTGGTTTGAAACAAGTTCCACTGACTGCAAGTTCAAGGCGCAAGTAGTCGCCAAAGAATCTGACGGAAAGTTGCTTGTTGAACTCTATTACAAAAGTGTGCAAATCAACGCGAAGATCAAGGAAATGTTTAAGATAGGTTTGCAAGCTGAGGATATTCTCAACAGAGAACAATGGGTGTCTGCAAAATGGGTGACCAGAACACAAGCAAGTGCCCCGAATCAACAGCAAGTGAGAAGTGACAGTCGAAGAACACATCCTTCTCCTCGAGCAAACGGAACGAGCGAGAGACGATGCGAGTCAAAACTGCAAACTGCGCCAACACAATCGATAAACGAAGGGAAAAAGAGTGTCCAGGGGAGAAAGGTGGAGCTGTACAGACCTCCACACCAAAGACAGGGCAATGGAAAACCCAGAAGTCTGCTCAATGAATCTCAGCATCGTGGTTCCTTTATCCTCTCAAAGGAACAAAGGTCACCAGAGGATAGAAACTGGCGTGAGTCCAGTTCAACCCAGTCAGAACAGAAGCCCGCTGTGGACCGCTGCTCCAAGACTGAAGCGCTGCCTAAAATCGGAGACCTGCCCACAAGACGTATCATCCCAGGCACAAACCTTGATGTGTACGTTTCGCACTACAACAGTCCACTAAGCCTCACTGTTCAACTTgtcgaggaggaagagaagatttTCGCCCTGGTTGACAAGCTCAATGATCCCAGTTCGTCCCCTGAATGCAACATCACCCACGTGGAGCCTGGTGATCTAGTTCAAGCCGAATTTGAAGGTGATTCATCTTGGTACAGAGCAGTTGTGCTTGAGGTTGACTCCAAAGGTGCAATTCTAGTGGAGTTTGTGGATTTTGGGAACACTGCGAAGGTCCCGATGAGTAGGATGGCCAGGCTGCCCAGAGCTTTGCTGGAGTACCCTGTGTACAGCACACACTGCATGCTGAGTGAGGCTGCAGGACTGAAGAACCCTGGACTTGATGCACAAGTATTGTCGTCTTTTAAAGACACAGTTGAAGCCATTGGTGAAAAGCAGATCAGGTGCAAGTTTGTGAAACAGTTGGGATCTGTATGGGAAGTCTCGCTGGAAGGTATTGTTGTGAACGTTGAGAGCAAGacatctgctgcttctctggaTGATGACGTGGTAGTCGCACAAGATGAAAAGTTGGCTAAAGGTGACTCAGAGTTAGACATCTGTGTGCGACGCTACCTACAGCCAGATGTCCAAGAAGGAAGCCAACTGGTGGTTTATATCACAAATACAAACGAAGACCAAACATTTTGGTGTCATTCAGCCGACACTAAAGTCCTGGACAGCATCACCTCACGTGTGTCTGAAGTTGGAGAGTCAGCAaattgtggcccttttgacattAGCGCGTTGTCCAGTGGATCTCCATGCATTGCTCTTTTTCCAGAGGACAGTTTCTGGTATCGTGCTGAAGTTGTCGACATACATGGAGAGGAGCTCTCAGTTTTCTATGTAGATTATGGGAATAAGGCCACAGTGAGGGTAACAGATCTCAGACAAATCCCACAAGATCTACTCGACACTCCGTCACTGGCGTTCCTGTGTGTCCTTGAAGGTGTCGACTCTCTGCACGGATCCTGGCAGAGTGGTGCCGTTGATGAGTTGGTCTCACTTGCTGCTCACAAAGAGTTGCAGCTTACGGTCACTAAACTAGCGAGAGAAAGCCACCCAATGTTGTGCAACGTGAAACTGGAATGTGAAGGTGTCATGATGAATGATGCCCTAAAGACCTGGTGGAAGACCTGCACGCCACAAGCAGACTCTGAAGCTCAGCCAGGTGACTCCGCAGTCGTCCATATCACCAGTGAACCACTAACTGAGATTTTGGAGCCTCTGACAGACGAGAGGAGTGAAGAAGACTTCCACTTAAGCAGGACAGGTGAAGATGGTGGTCAAGGCAGGGttgagtgtgaggaagagacAGGCAAGATCAGTGGCACTGAGCCACAACTGGACTCAACCAGAGAACATGAAGTCATGAACATGAAGTTCATGGAGCGTCTTTCTCATGAAACCGTGATGGAAAAACCCTTAACATCTCCTACACAGGAGCCTTCTGCTGTTGAAGTCCGAGATACACAGGTGCCATGTGACTCTTCAGCATTGAGTGAAGATGCTGAAGAGAATTTGATGGAAGATTCCGATTTAAAAACTGACGATGAATTGTCCGACTTCACCACGGCTGCATCCTGTGAGTTGACGCTTGGTGATGCTGAGACTAGGCTGAAGAGTCCATATGAAGAACCGTCACCCAGCACCAGCGACATCATTATTCCAGCTG gATTGCATCCCAAAACAGAGAAGAGATCAGTCAAGCTG ATTCCCAAAAAAGGCAGTACGTCTGACGGAAACGCTCTGCTTGCGAGGGATAATGGGGAAATCCTAGAGTCAAAtctg GTTCATAGTGAGTGTCTGGAGCCGTCATCCGTGTCTCCTGCTGAACTGTTACGTG ACAACAATCTGATTGGCTGTAGTGGAGCTCCTCCTGAGGTGGAAGTGGAAACTGATGAACCTCTGCCAGAGGGAAGTGGCAAG CCGACGATGCAGTCCGAGTCCATAGTTGAAGACGTGGGCCAACACAGAG GACAGACAGTTGAAGCGGATGATCTCCGGCCATGCGACACCCCTCTGGTTTCTTTATTAGACACA AATGAGTCGGTGAGTCCAGATGAACTCTTACCCCCTCACAAGGATGAGCTATCAG AACTGATGTCCAAGGCTGAGGATCTTCCACCGGACGAGGTCCGGCAACATTTGCTGATCGAAAAG GATGACTTGGTCACCGAAGGGGCCATTTTGGTCCTTCATCAGAACAAAGATTCAG AGGTCGAGGTTGAACCTAGTGATCTGGCTCTGGACCAAGTACCTCAAGATTGTTCATGTTATGAG AGTGACTGCTTGATGGAAGATAAACCGTGCCGAGATGAGGCTCAACATTCAG ACCCTACAGAGCTGCAGCATGTCGAGGGTGTTCTTCAGTCACTTCAGGTCCTTCAGGATTCTGCTTTGGAGAAG GATGACTTGATGACCGAAGATGAACTGGAAGTCTGTCCCCAAGCTGATGACTCGG GGATTCCACCCGACGATGTGCCTCAAGACACATCTCCAGATAAG GAGTTGGAAACTGAAGATTTGATCTCCTTTCTCCAGAGCGATGAACTTATACTAG GTGATCCATCacagaaccaaactgaagcaGGTGACCTCCCACCCCGTACAGTGACTGAGAGCAAG GTTGTGACCGCATCTGAGGAAGATGACTCGAAGCTTGAGGAGGAGCCTTCTG CCTCCTCCTATGACACAGGCAGACACTCAAACAAG ATTGACGAGTTGGTGTGTCTCTTCCATGACATAAGTCTGTCAGAGATGAGGAAAG gtCAAGGTGTTGATGATGAGCGTGCAGACTGTGTGGGAGACGAGCTGAGGAAACCGCAAGAG GATTTCAATGACAGCCTGCTGGAAGAAGCTTCTTCTTTTGCTGATGAAGGTGTTG ACTGTGAGCTGCAGAAGCTGGTTGGTGTTTCTCTGAGGGAGGAGTAG